TATCCATATTTCTCATAATATCTTttgttatataaatattattatgtataataatatattataatatattatattattataatatattataataatatagtatagtatattatattataatatattatataaatattattatataattattataatatattattatattattattataatgttAAAGGTATATTaggaataaataaaaaaattatttttttgattgataaaaaaatgatTTACCCACCTCCTagatggataagattttttttttattttatggataaatattatctacgagaaaataatttatctatttaaAGAAGTGTGAGAACATCGGTAAGTTGGTGAATGAAAAAGTTAactaattttttcatgatatttattcataaaaaattagactcttattatataaatattattgaatataataatatagtatactataatatttatattataatatggtTATGAGAGGAGAGCTGCTAGTAGTTTTTTTAGAGAAGATAAAAGACAAGAACTATATATAAAGGGGGAAATTTAATATCCATCATCGGTTTTTGATTATATATTCTCTGACAATGTGTttgtaattaaattataaattgtaTTTTACCAATAAATGAAATAACCACTAAATATAATTTGTGAATATCCATATTAATCTctcaattatttttaattaaaatgattaaattaaaataatagaaaatatcAGTTGTCAATGGCTCAATGCGATAGCCCAAAATTATGTACCAGTTGAATGATATATACTATTGGCTTGATGGTCATAAATAAAACATTCCTTTGTTCGAATAGAGACGTTAGATAAATTGGATGTTATTGTCAAGATACCCAACAAATTAACCTTATTGATTCACTATACAAACAATATCGATCTACTTGATTCTACCAAGTAACCACATATGGGGCATCTTGTACATAAAACTAACTTTATCTTTTAAGAGAGAGTAATCTTAtcaaccttttcttttttttttttgggctacaACTTGGATAATTTGTTGATCTAACTTAAATGTGAAATAATCGCCCGAGCTAGCTACGTCCATGTGAATTATCAATTAGAATAAGCCCAACATCACAATTCCAGCAACTTCAACAATCTAGCCTTGCAGAACGTCAAAATTTCACCATTACAAAAATCACACAATAAATAGAAAATCAttctagaagaagagaaataaaaataagaaaaaggatTTATATTAACATATGACAACTGCAACCCAGAGATGAACAGCATCCAAGATAAACAATACCAATGACATCCATGACCTCATGTGTATTGCACTCTTTTCTCAATCTACCCAAGAAATGGTGCAACACACAAAAGGCGTTGGATCTTCTAAGTAACTCACATCATAACACTAAACTAAGGAGGGATTGTAATTACCACTTATGACAACATAAATCAGTTATATTTAAGCAAACCGATGCACAATATTCCTATGCTTTCTTTACTGGATATAATTACATGAAGGATCAAAAACACATGAAACAGGAAGTAACAAAACAGAAGCATAATAGGTCACATACTCTTTGCCAACAAATATAAAATAGAGTCCTTTAAAAGGCTACTTTTTTACATGACAGCGCATGCATTAGGATTCTCATCACTGAAGATCTGCGGCGGATACGCATACTCCACAGGGTATCTCGGGTAATAATAGTAGAACTCGTTCCTCCTCATCTTACCCGCGGCGCCGTCCGCGCCGGCGGTAGCAACGACGGCGACGACGGTGGCCTCCGTCACTGCACCACCGTTCTTCTTCTCCTTATCGGTCTGGTTCTCCTCGCTGTTGCCGCCCGCGGTGgcgttctttttcttctcctcttcgcCTGCGCCCTTCGTGGCCTTTTTCTCGTCCTCTTTCTTCTCGCCCTCGCCGTCCTCCTTCTTCTCGTTCTCCTCGCCGGCCTCGGACTTCTTCTTGTCCTTGACTTCCGCCTCCGTGGAGCCATCGGCCTTCTCCGGCGCTGCCTCTGGCTTCTTTTCCGCTGGCTCCTGCTTCACCACCACCGCGTGCTTCCCCGTTCGCTTGTGGACGTAAGCGACCAACCGCTCTGGGTCGAACACGCCCGTTACTTTCACCGTTGAACTCGCCAGCTCCGGCACTGCCGCCTGTACCCCTGTTTTTTGAGCCCCAGAAGAACGAACATTAGACTAAGGAACCAAGTTCTCGATCAAAATGTAGAACTCAGAACAAGAATTCGAAGAAATTAGAGTCCCAATTTACTGATTTCCAATTTTTGTTATTGAAGTCTCGGAAAAAGTTTGTAGTTTTCTTTATCGGGTCAAAGAGTTATCCCAAGGTGTCTGAAAAAGCCTCTCTTTTCTTATCAAAGAAAGGGAAAAGAGGTAAACCTTTCATCCTAAGAATCCTTTTCTTAATCTCCTGGGCACAGGCTTCGCAATGCATGAGGACCTTGAGCAGTACCACGATCACTTGGGGCTACAGATCACTAAAAAGGTGAGAACGGAGGAAAACAGAACAGCTCTGCGTGTGTGTGAGAAAGAGGAATATAAGAGTGGTTCCTTGGTCGTGGTTTTTCTTTTAGTCTTttacctcttctttcttttcttcaaccTTTggtttcttctcctcctcctcttgttCCTTCTTCTCTGGCTTTGGTGGGGGAATGGGACTGATGAGCTCCACCCGCCTACGACTCTTCCTCTGGACTCTCTCCACCACCTTCATCGGGTCCTCCGCCGCCTTCCGCCCCTTCACCACCACCTTGTGAAGCCGGTAATCCGCCGTCACCGCCTCCACCCCTTCccacccaaaaaaataaaaatactgtcTTTATCGATCTCCAACAagatgaaagagaaaagaaatctGGGATCAATTTCGATACCTTCGAATCCCTTGAGAGACCTTCGCACCTTCCTCGCGCACCCTTCGCAATGCATGTAGACGTTCATCACCACCTCCTCcggtggtggaggaggaggaggcggcgcctccttctcttccttcttctccccCTCGCCGCAGCCACCTTTCTCGCCttcctttttctccttcccttcctcctccttctcctctttctcctctttcttccccTCCTCTGGCGCCGCTTGCTTCTCCCCCGCCGcctccttcttcccctcctccGGCTTCTTCTCCTCCTGCcaaaaatccaatcttttcaccaAGACCAGCAAGAAAAACCCATAACGAATCGAAAGAAGACCGAAAGGAGCGATTTTGATACCTCCCCCATGGATTCTCCGACCACCCGTGCTCGAGTTCGTAACGCCTGCAACACAAATCCTCTCTTCTTGTTCTCTCGCTTACTCTCTTTTTGAGGGGACGGGTGGAGATCCAAATTGGGGACAACAAGCTGACGTGGCAGACGAGGCACGTGCCAGGTGCCTGTGTAGACACGTGCCATGTGCACGGCCGAGAGCTTGTGTCCTATTCAATGGCTCTGCAGTTCTGGTGAGTTCTCCTCGTTGTCGTCGAGCCTCACTATTCTGTCCCTCAGGAACACTTCAAACCAGGTACTGTTATCTTGATCTCACGGTCCCAGTTTTGTGTTCGGGAAGAACAGCGGGTATCCTCTAGTCATGTTACGATGTACGTGGGGACAAGGAAGACATGGATAGGGGGAAATCGCAAGCACCCAACGGCTTAACGTTCCCACccccaccattttttttttttttctgtgcgGCTGAAGTGAGGAATCTGCCGTTCTGCTATCAAAAATTTGGACTTATTGATTTAacgaattaaaaaatattattaacgtCTCCTAAAGTAATAATTAGTTTTACCACTAGATTGTTTTTTAGTTAGTAAATTTCAGTTTAGTTCATGCTAAAATAGTGTggctaaatcaaaaaatattattaacgTATCCTAAAGTAATAATTAGTTTTACCACTAGATTGTTTTCTAGTTAGTAAATTTCAGTTTAGTTCATGCTAATAGTGTGACCGTTTCTTTCGGTGGGACTGTTAGTGTGACCTTGCTAAAAACATGTAAGTTTGCAGAAATGTGTTGGGAAAATAGCCACCTTCTTTTGTAAAGCTTGGATATATTGATGTTAAATTAAGAAATGAATCTATTGTTTTGCCTTCCGAATTTGGGCTTATTGATGTTCATGAATGAAAAATACCTACAAATTTGTGATGAAAGTTAGAGTCAGTGGCCAAATTTTCTTGTGAAAGTCAAATTTCAAT
The DNA window shown above is from Elaeis guineensis isolate ETL-2024a chromosome 8, EG11, whole genome shotgun sequence and carries:
- the LOC105049720 gene encoding uncharacterized protein, producing the protein MGEEEKKPEEGKKEAAGEKQAAPEEGKKEEKEEKEEEGKEKKEGEKGGCGEGEKKEEKEAPPPPPPPPEEVVMNVYMHCEGCARKVRRSLKGFEGVEAVTADYRLHKVVVKGRKAAEDPMKVVERVQRKSRRRVELISPIPPPKPEKKEQEEEEKKPKVEEKKEEPQVIVVLLKVLMHCEACAQEIKKRILRMKGVQAAVPELASSTVKVTGVFDPERLVAYVHKRTGKHAVVVKQEPAEKKPEAAPEKADGSTEAEVKDKKKSEAGEENEKKEDGEGEKKEDEKKATKGAGEEEKKKNATAGGNSEENQTDKEKKNGGAVTEATVVAVVATAGADGAAGKMRRNEFYYYYPRYPVEYAYPPQIFSDENPNACAVM